TGTCACAGATGTTAAAGCAATGGCATTGGCAGTAGAAGCGGGCGGAGCAGATGGAATTACGATGATCAATACATTAGTCGGAATGCGTTTAGATGAAAAAACAGGCAAGCCGGTTATTGCGAATAAAACAGGTGGTTTATCTGGCCCAGCGATTAAGCCAGTTGCGATTCGCATGGTCTACGAAGTAAGCCAAGTCGTGACTATTCCGATCATCGGAATGGGTGGCGTTACATGTGTACAGGATGTCGTAGATTTCATGTCTGCCGGTGCAAGTGCAGTAGCAGTAGGCACTGCCAACTTCGTAGATCCGTTTGTATGTCCAACTATTATTGAGCAGTTGCCTGCGAGATTAGATGAGCTAGGAATTGATCATATATCTGAATTGGTCGGAAGGAGTCATCGCGTATGAATCGCTCTCCAATTATTGCGTTAGATTTTGATTCAGCTGAAAAGACATTCGATTTCCTGAAAGCATTTGATCACTCAGTCAATGTCAAAGTTGGAATGGAATTATATTATAAAGAAGGTCCTGCTATGATTGCTCGCTTGAAGGAAGAAGGCTACTCGATCTTTCTGGATCTTAAATTGCATGATATTCCAAATACCGTTAAATCAGCAATGAAAGTCCTGGCTTCACTTGAAGTCGACATGGTCAATGTACATGCGGCCGGTGGTAAGACGATGATGGAAGCAGCACTCGAAGGTCTTGAATCCGGTACGGTTGCGGGTATCAAACGTCCAGCATTAATTGCAGTGACTCAACTGACCTCAACAGACGACCGTCAAGTGAATGAAGAGCAACTGATCAGTGTTCCGCTTCGTAAATCCGTGGAACACTATGCGAAATTAGCTAAGTCTGCTCACTTGGATGGAGTAGTCTGTTCAGTACAAGAAGCGAAGATTATTG
This window of the Sporosarcina ureae genome carries:
- the pyrF gene encoding orotidine-5'-phosphate decarboxylase; translated protein: MNRSPIIALDFDSAEKTFDFLKAFDHSVNVKVGMELYYKEGPAMIARLKEEGYSIFLDLKLHDIPNTVKSAMKVLASLEVDMVNVHAAGGKTMMEAALEGLESGTVAGIKRPALIAVTQLTSTDDRQVNEEQLISVPLRKSVEHYAKLAKSAHLDGVVCSVQEAKIIEEVCGKDFFKVTPGIRLAEGDTHDQKRVATPAKAWQEGSTHIVVGRAITGADNPLEAYRKVKTLWEGITS